The Calditrichota bacterium genomic sequence TTGGAGCAAATTACATTGAAGCGAACGAATCACTAAGCAAAAAAGATTTCTTAATGCGAGTGAAAATTAGCCGAAAAGAAGCCAAAGAGAGTGTCTATTGGTTACGACTAATTCAGGAAACCAATTCTCTTGAAGATGAAGAGAGTTTGACATCTCTGATTCAAGAGGGGATTGAATTGAAGAAAATCTTTTCGGCAATCATTGAAAAATCAAAGTGAATTTGGATTAGTTAATTCGATTATTGGAATTTGGAATTTATTTGTGATTTGGAATTTGAATATTGGAATTTTTTTGTAATTTCGGTAAATTCAATAAAAGGGTACAATGATGAATACGAATTTTCGCAACAAGCATTTCATTACCACCAACGATTGGACCAAGCAGGAACTGGACACCGTTTTTGAGGTGGCGTTTGATTTGAAACGCCGGTTTGCCGTGGGCGAACCCCACCGCTATTTGCCGGACAAAACCCTGTTCATGATTTTTTTCGAACAGAGCACCCGCACCCGCAATTCCATGGAGGCCGGGATGACGCAGCTTGGCGGCCACGCCCACGACCTCACGCCGGACAAAATGCAGCTTTCCCACGGGGAGTCGGCCAAGGACACGGCGATTATTCTGTCGCGGATGGGCCACGGCATTGCCTGCCGCAATTGCTTTTACGGCATCGGAAATCGCTATTTGAATGAAATGGCCCGCTATGCCACCGTGCCGGTGATGTCCCTGCAGGATGACGTGTACCATCCCTTTCAGGGGCTGGCCGATTTAATGACTATTTTCGAATATTTTGGCCGCGATCCCAAAGGCCTGAAAGTGACCGTTTCCTGGGCCTACGCAAAATCCCACGCCAAACCGCTTTCGGTGCCGCAAACACAGATTTTACTGTTTCCCCGTTACGGAATCGATGTAACCGTGGCACACCCGAAGGAGTTTCCGTTGAGCGAGGAGATTGTAGCGGCTGCAAAGAAAAATGCGGAAGCGGGCGGCGGGAGTCTCCGTTTTACCCAAGACATGGACGAAGCCCTGGAGGGGGCTCAGATTGTCATTCCCAAAAACTGGGGAGGCTTTGGGGCGTACACAATGGAAGAGTACCTGGAAAACGAAGAAGCCTGCAAGGCAGAAATGGCGGCCAATCTGGAAAAACACCGGGATTGGATTTTTGATCGTCGCCGCGTAGGACTGGCGGACAAGCAGGTCAAACTCATGCACGCGCTCCCGGCAGACCGCGGACGTGAAGTGACCGACGACGTCATTGACGACGAAACCATTTCAATTGTCTACGATGAGGCTGAAAACCGGCTGCACACAGCCAAAGCCGTCATGGCGCTCACAATGGGAGGACGGTAAAAAGAGAAATTCCAAAAAACAAATTCCAAATCACAAACCTGAATAACTTGTGTAAACTACAATTTCCTCAAAAGAATTCTAGTGTTTGGGTTTTTGGATATTGGAATTTATTTGGACATAGGGTTTTGGAATTTGGAATTTTCTTGTGAAAAACTACTTGATTTTTGGCGAAAGGACAACGCTTGTCTGACAAACTTTACCCACTCTCGCTTCCCCGACTTTTGAGTTGGATTTTAGAGGAGGAAAAATCCGGGCAGATTTTTGGCATTGTGCGGGAGCTTTTCTGGAAGCCCCGGCCGGAGGATCCCTTCCGTCTGGAGCGGTTCGGACAGGTGCTGGAAACCCCGATAGGCGTGGCCGCCGGGCCGCACACGCAAATGGCACAAAATATTGTGTCGGCGTGGCTGATGGGTGCCCGGTTCATCGAACTGAAAACCGTGCAAACCCTGGATAAATTAGACGTCCCCAAGCCCTGTATCGATGCGGAGGACGAAGGCTACAATGTGGAGTGGTCCCAGGAATTACGGCTTGACCAGTCCTTCAACGAATATCTAAACGCCTGGATTTTGCTTTACATTTTGCGGCACCGTTTCGGCCGGACAGATTTCGACGATCCCGGGTTTCTTTTCAACATGAGCGTGGGATACAATTTCGAGGGTATTCTTCAGCCCAATGTGCAGCGTTTTCTTTCCCGGATGGAAAATTGTGAGGAGGAGCTGGCTGAAAAAATTGACGAAATCCGGCCCATTTACCCTCAAATTGATGAAATCGCCATTCCCGGCCGTATCTCCGATAACATAACCCTTTCCACGATGCACGGCTGTCCGCCGGATGAAATTGAACAGATTGCCCGTTACTTCATCGAAGAGCGGGGTCTGCACACAACGGTAAAGCTAAATCCCACACTGCTGGGACCGGAGGAGGTACGGGAGCTGCTCAACCGCAGGCTGGGTTTTCCAACGGAGATCCCGGATGAGGCCTTTGCGCACGATTTGACGTACAGCGAAGCGCTCCAAATCATCCGAAATCTCCAAGAAAGCGCGGAGAAATCGGGGGTGCATTTTGGAATCAAGCTGTCGAACACGCTGGAATCGGTCAACAATCGGCCTGTGTTTCCGTCCTCAGAAAAAAGAATGTACCTCAGCGGTCGGGCGTTGCACCCGCTGACTGTTCGGCTGGCCAGCCGACTGCAGAGCGAGTTTAGCGGCAAACTGGACATTTCCTTTTCCGGGGGCGCCGATGCCTTCAATGTGGCCGATCTGGTAGCCAGCGGCCTGGCACCGGTAACCGTTTGTACCGATCTGCTCAAACCGGGCGGGTTTACGCGACTGCCTCAGTACCTGGACGAACTTTCCCGGGCCATGCAGACTGTGGGAGCGTCATCCATTGCCGATTTCATTCAGAAGCGCCACGGCGGTGCAGGCAAATCGGTGGCGCAGGCGGCACTGGCTAATCTGCAGCAATATGCCGAAAAAGCGGCAGAATTGCCCTTCTACAAAAAAGAGTTTTACCCGGACAAGTCAATTAAGAGCTCCCGTTTCCTGACACCCTTCGACTGCATTGCCGCGCCGTGCGTAGAAAAATGTCCCGCCCATCAGG encodes the following:
- a CDS encoding four helix bundle protein, whose amino-acid sequence is MTEFSNSKQSKKYNLEERTFQFAKEIRFLVKKLPRTVGNIEDGKQLIRSSGSIGANYIEANESLSKKDFLMRVKISRKEAKESVYWLRLIQETNSLEDEESLTSLIQEGIELKKIFSAIIEKSK
- a CDS encoding ornithine carbamoyltransferase, which translates into the protein MNTNFRNKHFITTNDWTKQELDTVFEVAFDLKRRFAVGEPHRYLPDKTLFMIFFEQSTRTRNSMEAGMTQLGGHAHDLTPDKMQLSHGESAKDTAIILSRMGHGIACRNCFYGIGNRYLNEMARYATVPVMSLQDDVYHPFQGLADLMTIFEYFGRDPKGLKVTVSWAYAKSHAKPLSVPQTQILLFPRYGIDVTVAHPKEFPLSEEIVAAAKKNAEAGGGSLRFTQDMDEALEGAQIVIPKNWGGFGAYTMEEYLENEEACKAEMAANLEKHRDWIFDRRRVGLADKQVKLMHALPADRGREVTDDVIDDETISIVYDEAENRLHTAKAVMALTMGGR
- a CDS encoding NAD(P)-binding protein, with protein sequence MSDKLYPLSLPRLLSWILEEEKSGQIFGIVRELFWKPRPEDPFRLERFGQVLETPIGVAAGPHTQMAQNIVSAWLMGARFIELKTVQTLDKLDVPKPCIDAEDEGYNVEWSQELRLDQSFNEYLNAWILLYILRHRFGRTDFDDPGFLFNMSVGYNFEGILQPNVQRFLSRMENCEEELAEKIDEIRPIYPQIDEIAIPGRISDNITLSTMHGCPPDEIEQIARYFIEERGLHTTVKLNPTLLGPEEVRELLNRRLGFPTEIPDEAFAHDLTYSEALQIIRNLQESAEKSGVHFGIKLSNTLESVNNRPVFPSSEKRMYLSGRALHPLTVRLASRLQSEFSGKLDISFSGGADAFNVADLVASGLAPVTVCTDLLKPGGFTRLPQYLDELSRAMQTVGASSIADFIQKRHGGAGKSVAQAALANLQQYAEKAAELPFYKKEFYPDKSIKSSRFLTPFDCIAAPCVEKCPAHQDVPEYMFFTEQGNPTAALDVVLKTNPFPMVTGLACDHLCQTKCTRLNYDEPLQIREIKRFVAEQAPKERIPNPAPWNGLRVVVIGAGPSGLSCAYFLRRAGCQVEIFEASPRPGGMAASAIPRFRLPDEALEIDVNRIQELGVTLHLNTPVDRPLFERLQHEFDFLYLSVGAQAGKPLRIPGEDLEGVQDALAFLSRVRKGEAASLGQRVLVIG